The Paenibacillus polymyxa M1 DNA segment GGTCGATAGCCCGGCCAATCATATAGGGTCCGACCAGACTGGCAAGCACGCTAAGAATAGCACTGATGATGACCCAAAATGTTGTTGTTTTATATTGACCGACATAGGTTAACAATCTTCTCCAGGTTTCCTTGCCACTCATTGGTCCACCTCCTGCGTTGAGAGCTGAGAGCGATTAATTTCCTGATATACCTCCGAGTTGCTCATCAACTGATCATGTGTGCCGATTCCGACAATCCGGCCTTCATCAAATACAATGATTTTATCGGCATGCTGTACACTGCTTACTCGTTGCGAGACCAGCAAGACAGTCATGCGGGTGCTATTTTCCCGTAGCGATTTCCGGAGGGCGGCGTCAGTTGCAAAATCAAGTGCGCTTGAGGAATCGTCCAAAATCAGAATTTCCGGATTGCCTACAATAGCTCTGGCAATGGTAAGTCGCTGCTTCTGGCCGCCTGATAGATTAAGTCCTCCTCGGGTGATCGGGGCATCGAATTTTTTCGGCAAGTTGGAAATAAACTCATCCGCTTGCGCGATGGCTGCGGCCCGGGCGACCTCCTCATCGGTGGCATGTTCATGTCCCCAACGGATATTATCCGCTATCGTCCCAGTGAACAGCAGTGCTTTCTGTGGAACAATCCCGATTTTCTGCCGCAATTGCTCCAGCTTATAATGCCGTACGTCGATGCCATCGACCTGTACACAACCTTCTACTGCATCATAGAAGCGGGGAATCAGATTCACGAAGGTAGATTTTCCCGAGCCTGTTCCTCCTATGATTCCAACCGTTTTACCGGGATAAATGTCTACAACTACATCGCTAAGTGCCAGTTGTCCTGTCTTATTGTAGCCAAAGGAGACATGATCAAAGGAGATAGCTGGTACAGAGCCGGTCTTACTCGTTCTTTCCTGGTCTAATGATACAGGATTGGCAGTATCGGAAATCGAAGCTTCGGTGTCCAGAACCTCCTGAATTCTCGCTGCTGAAGTGGCCGCCTTGGTGAACAGAATAATGAGATTCGTCACCACAATCAGGGCCAGTAAAATCTGCGTAATGTAATTAATAAATGCAATAATCTCTCCTTGTGTAAGAGATCCATATTGGATATGGATACCGCCGATCCACAGAATGGCGATAATAGCTCCGTTGACCACCAGTAAGGTGGCTGGGCTAAGTAGAGCAGAAATCCGGCCGACACGAATAGCGGTTTGGGTGAGATCATCTGAGGCGGCATTGAACTTTACTCGTTCAGCTCCTCTTTTGGCAAATGCACGTATAACCCGTACACCTGTGAGATTCTCGCTTAGCACCAGAGCGATTTTATCGAGCTTTTTCTGGTATAGCCGGTACAGCGGAGAAGCCTTCGTAATGACCACATACAGGATCAAAGCCAGAACGGGTGTTGCCGCCAACAGCACCAAAGCAAGGCGGAAGTCCAGAATCATGGACATGATGATCGCCCCGATACAAATAAAAGGAGCACGAATAACCAGACGAATCAACATTGCTACAGCCGTTTGCAGCTGATTGACATCATTCGTAATTCGGTTGATGAGAGAGGGCGTACCAAATTTATCGAGATCTGCATAAGAAAACGATGAAATATGCTTAAACATAGTATTGCGCAGTGTGGTTCCGAATCCTTGGGAAGCACGGGCTGCGTAAAACTGACACACGAGAGAACTGCCAAAGCCCAGTATAGTCATGAGCAACATCAAAAGACCCATTTGCCAAACATAATGGGTGTCTCCCTTACCGACGCCATGATTAATCATTAAAGCCACCATAGTAGGCAGCAACAATTCCAGAATGGCCTCAATTAGTTTAAACAGAGGCCCAAGAATTGTTTCCTTTTTATAAGGTTTCAAAAAAACAGCAAATTTCAGCAAATAAACCATCACCTAACCTAAATATTGTATAAAGTTTCCTATTATAATTGCATATCTGAATATGATTATGGCATATCCCCAACCATATGAATAATATTTAATATATATTAGAGATATAGGTTTTACATATATCAGAACCGGAGGTTCATGATGGAATTGAGACATCTCAAGTATTTTTTAGCGATTGCAGATGCTGGACAGATTACAGCGGCAGCCAAAAAACTGCAAATCGCACAGCCTCCCTTAAGTCAACAGCTTATGCAGCTGGAGGAAGAGCTTGGTGTAAAGCTTGTGAATCGAGGCTCACGAAGCATTCAATTGACAGAGGCCGGAATCATTTTACGGAACAGGGCCAAGCAGATTTTGGAGCTGACGGATGCTACGACAAGGGAAATAAACGATTTTGCCATGGGGATGAAGGGGACGCTCACCATTGGGACGGTTTCTTCCTCTGGAGCGACCCTGATGAAAGACAGGCTTTCCGAATTTCATAAAACCTATGCGGGTGTAAAATTTGAAATACATGAGGGAAATACCTTCAGGATTCTCGATCTTTTGAACAAAGGAATTGTAGAGGTCGGTATCGTCAGAACCCCTTTTAATACCGCCGGTTTAGGGTGTAGATATGCGTCCACTGAGCCGATGGTAGCAGTGATGACGGAAGAATATGATTGGAATCCCGAACAGAAGACCATTTCATTGGCTGAGTTGAAGAACAGACCACTCATTATATATCGCCGTTTTGAGCAATTGATTCACGATACCTGTATGAAGCATGGCTTTGAGCCCAATATCTTTTGCAAAAATGACGATGCCCGCACTACGCTTCATTGGGCCAACGAAGGGCTGGGTATTGGCATGATTTCGCGCTCCGCTTTATCTTTAGGCAGCAATAATCATTTAATCGTTAAGGAAATTAGTTGTGAAGAATTGCACACTCGTGTGGCGGCTGTCTGGTTGAAGGATAAATACATGTCTTCATTGGCTTCCCGGTTCATTGAAAGTTTTAGCCAGGCATCCAGTGCTGCTGACCTACAGTAGTTGAATTTTTTAAGTGTGAAAGCATCTTTTTGTAAAAACTCATTTGAATTGCAATCGGGAACTGGATATAGTAGTACAGTAGGATAGCGATAGAATGGAGTTTGAACACATGCCACACAATGCAAAGGTTCGAATCCGTCTTCATAGTCATCATGACGGAGAAGATGTGGTACAGGAGCTTCCTGGAGAAGCAATCGTTCGCGGGAAGCATCTATATATAAGGTACGAAGAGCCGCAAGAGAGTCCTGAGGGCGGTACGACACGGAACACAGTCAAGATCGGACCAGATGAGCTAAAGCTGATTCGTCACGGTGAGGTACAATCGGAGCAGTCGTTCGCGCTGGGACGCAGGTTGCCTGGATTTTACCGCTCGCCTTATTTAAACCTGAACATGTCTGCGCATACGCAGAAGCTCGATATTCGGATGGATGGATTCACCGGACATGTGAGCTGGACCTATGATCTGTACGTATTTGAGGATTTCTCGGGGCATTTTGCCATTAGTTTGCATATACAGGAGGAGCAACAATCATGACAAGCAATCCACTGGAACTTATTAATCAAAAGGTGACCTCAGCAATCGAGGCAGCGGTGCTGGCTGCCGGAATCGTGAGCCGTGAAGAGCTGCCGACCATTACACTGGAGGTGCCTAAGGACAAGTCACACGGTGACTTAGCTACCAACGTAGCAATGCAGCTCACTCGCATTGCGAAGAAGAATCCGCGTCAAATCGCTGAAGATTTGATCGCAAATATGGACTTAGCTTCCGCTTCTATTGAAAGTGCGGAAATCGCCGGACCGGGCTTTATTAACTTTCGCCTGAACAAGAGCTACCTTTATGCAGTGATTGGACAAGTACAGGAGCAAGGCGCGGATTACGGACGTGTACAGGTAGGTGCAGGCAAAAAGGTACAGATCGAATTTGTCAGCGCCAATCCGACGGGGAGTCTTCACTTGGGTCATGCACGTGGTGCAGCCGTAGGGGATGCGCTCTGTAACGTGCTTGATTTTGCAGGATATCAAGTCACTCGTGAATATTACATTAATGATGCGGGGAACCAGATTTACAATATGAGCCGTTCCATTGAAGCGCGTTATTTGCAGGAGCTGGGACAGCCTGCAGAGATGCCGGAGGACGGATACCATGGTGAGGACATCATTGGGTTTGCGAAGGAACTGGTGGCTGAGAAGGGCGATTCTCTGTTGTCCATGGAACCGGGAGATCGTGCCGCTTATTTCCGTGAATACGGTTTGGAAAAGGAACTGAATAAGATCAAGCGTGATCTGGAGCGGTTCCGTGTACCTTTTGATTCCTGGTTTAGTGAAACATCACTGTATGATAACGGTGAAGTGCTTAAAGCGCTGAATGAGCTGCGTGACCGTGAGGAAATTTATGATAAGGACGGAGCTACTTGGCTGAACACGACCAAGTATGGCGACGATAAAGACCGTGTATTGATCAAAAATGACGGCACTTATACGTACCTGACTCCGGATATCGCCTATCACCGCGACAAATATGCTCGTGGGTATGACACGATCATCAACATCTGGGGAGCGGATCACCACGGCTATATTCCACGAATGAAAGCGGCAATGGAAGCACTGGGCAATGACCCGGATAAGCTTAAAGTACTGATTGCCCAAATGGTCAGCTTGTTCCAAAACGGGGAAAAAGTAAAAATGTCCAAGCGTACTGGCAAGGCCGTAACGATGGAGGATCTGATGGAAGAAGTGGGCGTAGACGCGATCCGTTACTTCTTCACCATGCGTAGTATGGACTCACATCTGGATTTTGATATGGATTTGGCGATTTCCACTTCCAATGAGAATCCGGTATTCTACGTGCAATATGCACACGCACGTGCATGCAGCGTATATCGTCAAGCCGAAGAGCAGGGTATTGCTGTACTGCCATTGGCAGAAGTTGACTTGTCGAAGCTGACGGCTGAGCATGAATACGATCTGTTACGCAAAATTGGCGAGTTGCCAGAGGAAGTATCGGTGGCAGCTGCAAACTTTGCGCCGCATCGCATGATTCGCTATGTCTACGAGCTGGCATCCATGTTCCACAGCTACTATAAGGCAGAGCGTGTCATCACGGAGGATGCCGCTCAAACGCAAGCTCGCTTGGCCTTGTTTGGCGCGGTCCGCACGACCATTGCCAATGTACTGAAGCTGGTGGGTGTGTCTGCACCGGAACGTATGTAAGTAAAAAACTGCAACATAATGACCCTGTAGTCATATGTATAATAGTAAAAAGGAACCGTTCGTGCTGCCCTCTACAGGGAGGCCCGTTCGGTTCCTTTTTTAGGTTTGAGTACTTTTTAGGTTCGAGTGGCTTAATAGCGTTCCAGTACCAGATTCGTTTTCAGAGAATCGGCGGGAATCAGCCATCCTTTGGATTGTAGCAGGTTAATCAGCTTGGCGCGGTTGCTTGTGGCAGTATTGTAATCCGAAGTTTTGAAGGAGATTTCGATGATATTGTCGGTACCCGATCCGTTTGCGCTACGAATAGGCCATACTTCAACGTCAGTATCCAAGCCCTGAAAGCTGCCCTCATATTTGCTGACCTGTACAGGACCGCGTACTCTGGAGTTTGCCAAGGTATGTTTGCCCCAGTTGCTGCTTTTCCAGTTTTGCAGCTTGCCCGGAAGATTGTCCTGCAATTGTTTTAACGCCTGATCCGGGGAAGGCAGAGCTAATCCTTTGGAGGCGTTTGTTTTCTTGTCATTGGAAAAGCTTAATGTCTGCTTGCTGTATCCCCAATCCACCTCAGCCTCATAATTATCATCAGAGGCACTGAAACCTTCTTTATTCGCTTGAGTGAGTGCTGCATCAATATTCCCGTTTGTGATCGCATAGCGCTTTTTGTAGGTTAACTCATAGTTTTTTTTATCCTCTTTTTTGCGAAATCTAACGTTCCAGCCCTCGTCATTCAATTGCAAGGAGTCTGTATCAAAAAACTCGACGCTTAATCGTTGCGCATCTTCGCTAATTCCGAACTCATTTACGATGCCGCTTTTTAAAGAGCCATCCGCATTGAGGACCTGAGCTGTATCCAGCAGCAGCTTAACCTCATAGCTTGGCGTGGCATTGGCAGCCGCTTGTACGGGCTCTGCACCTTTCCATCCTGTTGCGAGCAGTACTGCACTCAGAGTTACTACTGACATGAATTTAGTGATACGCAGGCTTGTTTTCATTTCATCCTCTCCTGTTCGTCCGAATAGGTTACACGCTTCACTTTACGGGTATTTTGTCAGTCGTATGTCAAGACAAGAGGGTACTCCGGTTAAAAAATGCCATAATTTTTATATGACAGCTAAGATTTAATCTTGGTTCCATCATAAATATTCAGTGAATCTGTGGATCAGCGCAGAGCGATGACGATCTCTGTTGCTGACCATATAAATGTGCCTTTCAACAGGCTGTCCCGGAATAGGCCTTACAACCAGTAAACCCCGTTCAACCTCTGATTGAACAGCAATACGAGAGACAAAGGAGATGTGTTCTCCCAGCATAACCGCCTGCTTGATGGCCTCCAGTGAATCCAATTCCAGATAGGATGGAAGCCGGCGCCTCCCGCGCTCTAGCCATTTGTCAGTCGCGTGGCGTGTGCTGGAATCCTTTCCATGCAATACAAAAGAGGAAGAAGCGATACGCTCGGATGTCAAATCGGTTTCGCTAGCGAGCGGATGAGTGGGTGAGCAGATGAGCACCAGTTCATCTTCCCCCAAGGATTCTGAGAGTAACGTGGGGGATTGAAACGGCTCTGCCGAAATAATGCCAAGGTCAATTTCGTGGCGAGCAAGCATGTCCTTGATCACGGGCGCTGTTTTCACGGATAAGGAGATGTGAATGCCCGGATGCTCGCGGGCAAACCGATGCAGCACGGCAGGAAGCAGATAGGTAGCAGGTACATAGCTTGCGCCAATACGTATGCTGCCTCGTTGGAGTGTATCGAACTCACGGACAACCCGCTCGGCCTCAGCCGCAAGTGCATTAATCTTGGTGGCATAGTGCAGTAGGGCATTTCCGGCATCCGTCAGGATGATTTTGCCCATACGTGTGTCAAACAGCTTTACTCCGAATTCACGCTCCAGATTTTTCATATGAAAAGTAACAGTAGGTTGCTTTAGGCCGAGAAGCTCGGCTACGGTGGTAATTTTATGGTGCTTGTTCAGCAGCTCTACAATATGTAACTTTAGAAGACTTAAGTTCACTTAGAATGCCTCGCTTTCAGTTTGATCGAACAATCATGCTATTCTTTGGGCAGCAGCATCAATCGCCTCTATATAGATTAAATCTATGAGTGTTAACACAATTCATTGAAATAATTAATTTTGTTTTAACTTTCCAATAACACAGGTTGCGAATTCAAGTTTTACACTGGGGTCAGTCATAAGAACAGGCAGGTAATGTGATGAATCAGGATCTATATATTCGCGGAGTAAGTAAAACCTTCAGCCAAACCACCGCGTTGCATGAGACGAATCTGATCGTACGACAGGGTAAATTCACCACATTGCTCGGACCGTCCGGCTGTGGGAAGACGACGCTCTTGCGCTTGATTGCTGGTCTGGAGACACCGGATATCGGCACAATCACGATGGGAGAGGAAATTCTCTTTTCAGCTAAACGCAAAAAGGATGTTCCCACACATCTCCGCCACTTTGGTATGGTCTTTCAAGATTTCGCGCTGTGGCCGCATATGACGGTGTTTGAAAATGTGGCCTTCGGCTTGCGAGCGAGCAAACGGGGGAAAAGGGCTGTTAACGCTCAAGGCAAGGAACTGCGGGCAGTGGTGCTGGAAGCGCTCGATAAGGTGAGGTTGTCAGGGCTGGAGGATCGTTACCCTCATCAACTATCCGGTGGTCAGCAGCAGCGGGTTGCTTTTGCAAGAGCAGTTGCTATCCGGCCTCGACTGGTTTTGTTCGACGAGCCGCTTAGTGCACTGGATGCCGTACTACGGGAGGAGATGCGCATTGAGATGATATCGCTTGTGCGCGATTTGGGGCTAACCGCCCTATACGTCACCCATGATCAGATCGAGGCCATGTCCATGTCTGATGAAGTGGTGGTTATGAAAAGTGGACATATTTTGCAGACCGGAACACCAGAGGTGATCTATAGTCGCCCAGCTCATCCAGAGGTGGCAAGGTTTATCGGTAAATCCAACTGGATCGAGTTGGAACGGACACTATTCCGACCTGAACATGTCCGATGGGAACAGGAGCAAGCGGATCAGCACACTTTTACAGTAGAGATCCTGCATGTCAGCTATGTTGGCGATCGCTATGAAATCCGTCTACTAGCCGAAAACGGTGAGCAATGGACTGCGTATCACTCCACCCGCTTGCCCATAGGCGAACAAATGCATATTTGGGTATCACCGCAATACATCCACCAACTTGAAACATAGGGAAAAGGGGTTATATAAGATGATGAATAGGCGTGTTTTTCGTACAGGATGGAAAAAAGGGGCTATGCTTGCTTTAACATTGACTTTTGGACTGGCTGTGGCAGGCTGCGGAACGGCTACGACATCGAAGGATGGGGCACAAGCAGATGGAACAGCAAAACCAGCGGGAGCAGCGGCGTCCACCGATCAGAGGCTGGTTGTTTACAGCGCAGGCCCGGATGGACTGGCGAAAAAGCTGGTAGCGGGGTATGAGGCGCAGAGCGGGGTTAAGGTAGAGTTATTCCAGGGAACGACAGGTAAGATTTTAGCCCGCATGGAAGCGGAGAAAACGAATCCGGTAGCGGACGTGGTTGTGCTAGCATCACTTCCGTCTGTGCAAGGCTTGAAAAAGGAAGGACTCACGCTCCCCTATCCAGATGCCAAAAATGCGGACAAGCTAAACCCAGACTGGTCCGATAAGGAGGGCAACTATTTTAGCACCAGTGCTTCTGCTCTAGGTATTGCATATAACACAAAGTTAGTGAAGACACGACCTACTTCATGGGCCGATTTAGC contains these protein-coding regions:
- a CDS encoding ABC transporter ATP-binding protein, producing MLKFAVFLKPYKKETILGPLFKLIEAILELLLPTMVALMINHGVGKGDTHYVWQMGLLMLLMTILGFGSSLVCQFYAARASQGFGTTLRNTMFKHISSFSYADLDKFGTPSLINRITNDVNQLQTAVAMLIRLVIRAPFICIGAIIMSMILDFRLALVLLAATPVLALILYVVITKASPLYRLYQKKLDKIALVLSENLTGVRVIRAFAKRGAERVKFNAASDDLTQTAIRVGRISALLSPATLLVVNGAIIAILWIGGIHIQYGSLTQGEIIAFINYITQILLALIVVTNLIILFTKAATSAARIQEVLDTEASISDTANPVSLDQERTSKTGSVPAISFDHVSFGYNKTGQLALSDVVVDIYPGKTVGIIGGTGSGKSTFVNLIPRFYDAVEGCVQVDGIDVRHYKLEQLRQKIGIVPQKALLFTGTIADNIRWGHEHATDEEVARAAAIAQADEFISNLPKKFDAPITRGGLNLSGGQKQRLTIARAIVGNPEILILDDSSSALDFATDAALRKSLRENSTRMTVLLVSQRVSSVQHADKIIVFDEGRIVGIGTHDQLMSNSEVYQEINRSQLSTQEVDQ
- a CDS encoding LysR family transcriptional regulator; translation: MELRHLKYFLAIADAGQITAAAKKLQIAQPPLSQQLMQLEEELGVKLVNRGSRSIQLTEAGIILRNRAKQILELTDATTREINDFAMGMKGTLTIGTVSSSGATLMKDRLSEFHKTYAGVKFEIHEGNTFRILDLLNKGIVEVGIVRTPFNTAGLGCRYASTEPMVAVMTEEYDWNPEQKTISLAELKNRPLIIYRRFEQLIHDTCMKHGFEPNIFCKNDDARTTLHWANEGLGIGMISRSALSLGSNNHLIVKEISCEELHTRVAAVWLKDKYMSSLASRFIESFSQASSAADLQ
- a CDS encoding DUF1934 domain-containing protein, which translates into the protein MEFEHMPHNAKVRIRLHSHHDGEDVVQELPGEAIVRGKHLYIRYEEPQESPEGGTTRNTVKIGPDELKLIRHGEVQSEQSFALGRRLPGFYRSPYLNLNMSAHTQKLDIRMDGFTGHVSWTYDLYVFEDFSGHFAISLHIQEEQQS
- the argS gene encoding arginine--tRNA ligase, whose amino-acid sequence is MTSNPLELINQKVTSAIEAAVLAAGIVSREELPTITLEVPKDKSHGDLATNVAMQLTRIAKKNPRQIAEDLIANMDLASASIESAEIAGPGFINFRLNKSYLYAVIGQVQEQGADYGRVQVGAGKKVQIEFVSANPTGSLHLGHARGAAVGDALCNVLDFAGYQVTREYYINDAGNQIYNMSRSIEARYLQELGQPAEMPEDGYHGEDIIGFAKELVAEKGDSLLSMEPGDRAAYFREYGLEKELNKIKRDLERFRVPFDSWFSETSLYDNGEVLKALNELRDREEIYDKDGATWLNTTKYGDDKDRVLIKNDGTYTYLTPDIAYHRDKYARGYDTIINIWGADHHGYIPRMKAAMEALGNDPDKLKVLIAQMVSLFQNGEKVKMSKRTGKAVTMEDLMEEVGVDAIRYFFTMRSMDSHLDFDMDLAISTSNENPVFYVQYAHARACSVYRQAEEQGIAVLPLAEVDLSKLTAEHEYDLLRKIGELPEEVSVAAANFAPHRMIRYVYELASMFHSYYKAERVITEDAAQTQARLALFGAVRTTIANVLKLVGVSAPERM
- a CDS encoding LysR family transcriptional regulator yields the protein MNLSLLKLHIVELLNKHHKITTVAELLGLKQPTVTFHMKNLEREFGVKLFDTRMGKIILTDAGNALLHYATKINALAAEAERVVREFDTLQRGSIRIGASYVPATYLLPAVLHRFAREHPGIHISLSVKTAPVIKDMLARHEIDLGIISAEPFQSPTLLSESLGEDELVLICSPTHPLASETDLTSERIASSSFVLHGKDSSTRHATDKWLERGRRRLPSYLELDSLEAIKQAVMLGEHISFVSRIAVQSEVERGLLVVRPIPGQPVERHIYMVSNRDRHRSALIHRFTEYL
- a CDS encoding ABC transporter ATP-binding protein, coding for MNQDLYIRGVSKTFSQTTALHETNLIVRQGKFTTLLGPSGCGKTTLLRLIAGLETPDIGTITMGEEILFSAKRKKDVPTHLRHFGMVFQDFALWPHMTVFENVAFGLRASKRGKRAVNAQGKELRAVVLEALDKVRLSGLEDRYPHQLSGGQQQRVAFARAVAIRPRLVLFDEPLSALDAVLREEMRIEMISLVRDLGLTALYVTHDQIEAMSMSDEVVVMKSGHILQTGTPEVIYSRPAHPEVARFIGKSNWIELERTLFRPEHVRWEQEQADQHTFTVEILHVSYVGDRYEIRLLAENGEQWTAYHSTRLPIGEQMHIWVSPQYIHQLET
- a CDS encoding ABC transporter substrate-binding protein translates to MMNRRVFRTGWKKGAMLALTLTFGLAVAGCGTATTSKDGAQADGTAKPAGAAASTDQRLVVYSAGPDGLAKKLVAGYEAQSGVKVELFQGTTGKILARMEAEKTNPVADVVVLASLPSVQGLKKEGLTLPYPDAKNADKLNPDWSDKEGNYFSTSASALGIAYNTKLVKTRPTSWADLAKPEYKDQVNIPDPSLSGSALDFMTGYLSAKGDGGWTLFEQYKANGVAMAGANQEALDPVITGAKGVVVAAVDYMTYKAKAKGEPIDIVYPTEGTVISPRPAAILKSTQHEQNAKAFIDYLLSDEAQKLVADASLLPGRTDIKADKRANLDEIPLLKTNWEWMGEHGSDVTEKFTQMFK